The following DNA comes from Girardinichthys multiradiatus isolate DD_20200921_A chromosome 2, DD_fGirMul_XY1, whole genome shotgun sequence.
GAGTCCTAAGCTAAAAACGGACAAGGTAAGTAACGCTAACGATAGCCAAGTTGGGTTTCATCCTACATCCAGTGAATAAAAGATAGGTGGCTCCGTTTGATGCTCAATAACTGATTGAAGGTTTTTTCCAAACCCATTGAACTATTGTCCAGATAATCTGTGTACCCTCAGACCAATGTCAGTTGTTTATAAGGCCAGGAGTTTAGTGCTAGCTTCTAGGCCGCGTCGTACATTTCTGGTGATACTGTTAGCATGCAGGCTAAGCGCCTAGCATTGCCGAAGCTGTCACTTTCTGCGCTCTGTAACGTCATGTCATGTTCTCATTAATCACGAACGTCAATATTAGGGtttactgtgttttgttttggggaTTAGTGTTACCGTAGAGCTGGGTATGCGCCAACGAGCGGACCGGCTTCTCTTACCAATACGtagctaatgttagcttagCTCAGCGTCAGTCAAATAACATCTGTCATAACGTCAGATCCAAAAGACACAGTCAGTCTCTGGCAGAGCCGCTTAAGTTACCCGCCGGGGGTTAAATGTATGTATTCTGGCTTTATAAACGATACAGCGAGATGGTGATACAGTTGTAAATGTGAGTTTATTTGCGGACCGCTGCAAAGCATCCGAAATGTTTGCGTTTCGTTTAAATTAACTTCCTCCCGTTTAGCTTTTGTCGGTCCGTGTTGGTCACAGAGTGCGTCTGCTGGTTGCGGTGTTGTCACGAAGAACCCAGAGCTGGCGTTCATCTGCAGAAAATTggctctttttgtctttttataaagCTACCGTCTTGTTGTGTTTCCTTTTAACGTTTATTATGACGTGTCAGGTATTGTCAGCCCGCTAGAGATATGCACAACATCCGCATTAACACATATATGCTTCAGATCTGATTTTTAGCTCGGTTTGGAAGATGTGTGACAATTACTTAAACTCACCTAGCAAGAATTAGGTCCCTTCAGTAAATTCTAACCCCACCAACGTTACAACGGCTTTTGCTTGACATGTTTCACTATGTTGTGAAATGTGGTCCATAACAGATTTTCTGAGCTTTCAGATTGCTTTAGTTATGTTGAAGCGTACCTATTTGTTCTCCATTGGATGGCTTCTGTTTATTGTCAACAGGGCCTATAAAATCATTACATAACCTCTTTGTTGCGTTATTTTTGCACAATGTTTGAGCATGCAGTGGTGAGAGATGAGATTCATACAGTAAAACCTTGACTAAAAATACCTCTTTATCATTGGTATTTACAGATAACTGGTCCaactgctttattttgaaacaggAAAGCAACAGTTATTGCAGTTGCACCTGAAATAACAGTTATTGTtaacaataattgttttttataaagGTACACAGCTGCAGCCTGCTGCTTGACAGACATTGCTTGTAGCTTAACCAACTGTTGTTTTGAAACCGTGTTACCGTAAAAACAGTAATTGgttgtgcttcttttgtttgtacaCACTGGCTGTCCAGAGAGAACCAGAGACACTTCCAGACAGCTGACTGTGTCGTTGTTGTCAAGGAAGAGAGTAGGAGTCTTGTTTCAGCCAGCTCACCAGCAGTGCACGGCAACACGTAAGGGAGAGGGAGTGCTGTGCTACTCTATGATACATACAGTCGGGAGAAAGCTCCGGTCACCCTGGCACTTTGTCATATCTGAATGGTGACTTTAAACTGTAGGATCTGTGTGACGGGAAGCTTTAGTGGTTTTGAAATCGTAACTTATTGTAACCTGGCCCATGTAAGCGTTGTTTGTAAGTGCTCATGAAAGATGTTAGAGATGACACACGGGTCATGGTGTCACTCTTCTCCCTCTATGTGCATCTGCTTCTGTGCTGTGGTTCTTCTGACCCCAGCTGCTAATACCAATAAGCGTTTAATATTCAACAGGCTGCTTCTAAATGAGCATCTGTTGACATTAGCGCCTCACTTGAGAAATCAAACACAGTAACATctctggtgatttttttttttttgtgccaaaTAACATAAAAAGCTGCTGGAAAGTTTGAAGAGACTATTTGTCTGGTGTGCAAGCGGATATGTTTTAAGTCCCAGGTTGCCTGATTTTAcagttaaattatttattgactCAAAGGGAGTTTccagaaataaaaccaaaaaaaaaaataaaacaggatttgaatttaaatgaaacaCTGACAAAGTAGTGCTTTATATGCTTAGCATGCTTAAGCTTAGGAGGATGTGCCCCAACCCATTTCCAAGTCCTTTGTTTTGGCTgagttgtaaatgtaaagctgctgctgttgtttcaGGTCCCCTTGAGTTCAGTGTGTAACACATAAATGTTACACACGCTACTGTGTTTCAGATATAGAACAGCTTTAATGAATGGGAGATCCTCTAaaacatggttttcttttatgAAATTTTAGTGTCACTTCATTCCCTCTTGCTGATGACCTCTGTCTTTTTTAGTTGTGCATCCATATCTGCCTTGGTTGTCCTTCTGaacagttttatttgttcctcagttagggatgggtacctttcacatttgaaccgttACAGCACCGATGCCCTGGGAATCGGTATCGGTACTCAGCGGCACCGGTTTTCAGTActcttgtgtgtgtttatgtggtaataaatgttaatttgtctattaataaaatctcaaaatttttcaattcaacatatttatttttcaatatataaacgttcctaccctcacctatggccatgaactttgggtcatgaccgaaagaacgagatcccagatacaagcggctgaaatgagcttcctccatagggtggccgggcgctcccttagagatagggtgaggagctcggccatccgggaggatcttggagtagagccgctgctcctccacatcgagaggagccagttgaggtggctcaggcatctataccggatgcctcctggacgccttcctcgggaggtgttccgggcacatcccaccaggaggagacccaggggatggcccaggacaccctggagggactatgtctctcggctggcctgggaactccTCGGGATcctcccagaggagctggaggaggtgtctggagagagggacgtctgggtgtctctactgagtctgctgcccccgcgacccggtcccggataagctgaagacgacgagtacgagtaaattataatgaatataacaaaacaacatccagttgtttgtattgtaacatctcagttgtttcaaacatttcttttccCATGTTGCTGAAGACGAGTTgctaacggatgcaggcgtgctaacggtGCCGAAGGCCATGCACTTCACGTCACAAATATTGCTGTGAGCGTAATCTGCACCACATTTTGAAAAGTAGAGCCAGACTTTcgagcgctttctatcagccatgctttgttgacggtaccagcggctactgacgtcattacactcttgaatgctgtgttcatgtccggcatggaacATCGGCCACTGTTCCACTCCCCcggtgtcacaatgatgcgttttggtaccaaaacatggtactgtttgattttacgtgaatgGGTACTCGGCAGTACTGAGTGAATTCGGtcagtacctataaaagtaccgaattaGGTACCCGTCCCTATCCCCAGTTAATACACCAGTTTTATCAAGACTGGTACATGAAATATTTGACCCTCATCTCTTTGGGCTTCCTCCAGCCTTAAATTGAGTAGATTTTTCTTGCTCTTTTATTTCCAGATCACCTGCTGTTTCCATgttgtttaagtttttttttttgttattaaaaattaaacaaatagtttaaaggtttaaagCTGTTTTCTATCTCAGCTGTCCCATTTCTGAAGGCATAAAATAGTGTGACCTGAATGTACAAAAATTGACTTTGATCTCATCTTTGCTTACACAGATATGGGTTCTGTGAACATGTTGACAAGTCTCATGCCATCTTTACATCAcatccagtttaaaaaaaacacaaaagctttAGTATGCTACTGGGTTCTAAAGAAGATAGTATATTAGTgatatatttttggtagttcAAACGCATCACAAATGTAGCTCTTAAAAGAGGCCATTTGACTAAAACAGCACCTATTATATTTAATCCACTGGTAGCCAAGATCTCCTCTGCTAATAGTTcctatatattattattatttttttcccttctcATAGCCCCGCGCTCTGTGACCAGCTTCAGTACTAAACATCGCTGTGCAATAGGATGTCCCACAGCCCTGAAATGAAGGACGACCCCATGGAGTGCCCTCTGTGCATGGAGCCGCTGGAGATTGATGACGTCAATTTCTTCCCCTGCACTTGTGGCTACCAGATTTGCCGCTTCTGCTGGCACCGCATCCGCACAGACGAGAATGGCCTCTGCCCTGCCTGCAGAAAGGTGCAGACGAGATTTATCGTGATAAGAGAGAATTCATCTGCAGGGATGATTGCGTTGTGCTCACATACTTCTTTTTCTTAAGTTCATCATTTTATACACTTTACATTACCCATAAATCACTGTCTAAATTCTGTTTGTTGTCACGTACTCAGCCATACCCAGAAGACCCTGCTGTGTACAAGCCTCTGTCACAGGAGGAGATCCAGAGGATAAAGAACGaaaagaagcagaaacagaacGAAAAAAAGCAGAAGGTGACAGAAAATCGCAAGCACCTGGCCAGCGTGAGGGTGGTCCAGAGGAACCTGGTGTTTGTGGTGGGGCTCTCGCAGCGACTCGCTGATCCTGAAGTGAGTACAACATCATGGTTTACAGTCTCGGTGAATATACCAAGCCTTAACGCTGGGTTGGAAATTCTAGCCTTTTAGCCTAGTGAAAAAATGGTGTGCTGCAATAAACCAAAGGTGCTCTCTGTTACATCTGTGAGATACCGAGACATGATTTTCTTGGCCAAGACCGATTTCTTGTTtcaggttttattgtttttctcaaGGACCATGAATCTCGCATACATTTAACAGAAATTAAAGGAATTACAAGATTTGGTCATTGTATGTATCAATGCACATGTCCCTAACTGTtgtctaattttgtttaaaatcaaaaagCGCTTCAAAACAAATACCAGTTGATACATTTCTAGACCAAAAATGGTGGGCCTGCTTAGttctgatgcatttaatgaataagGTAAAAAAGtcagacaattttttttttttttttgcatttgactCACAGCTTAAGAGAAAATTGTGCAATCAGATTGCACCAATCAATCTGACTGATTGCACCAGTCACCCActagaaataatattttgatagGACTGACAATGATTAGTGTGTATGAAAGAACTGACAATATACATCGCAcactttgtttgattttttttttcctcgcAGGTCCTAAAACGACCAGAGTATTTTGGGAGATTTGGGAAAATTCATAAAGTAGTCATCAACAACAGCACATCGTATGCAGGTTCACAGGTCAGTGTGTGAATATTCCAAGGAATAAATTGTTTGTGAATTAAAGCTTCAGTGTTTCTGAATACATTTGTGATCAATTGGAAACAAACTAAAAGTTGTGTAATAAGTTTGTAATGGACAGAAGGTTCCATTGAAACAATAAAAGAGTACATGAACATAAAACCACCATGAATGCTCTGTTTCATTTatgtgtttacttttattttgtttgccgTTCAGGGGCCTAGTGCCAGCGCTTATGTCACTTACATCCGTTCTGAAGATGCTTTAAGAGCAATACAGTGTGTGAACAATGTGGTCGTCGATGGCAGAACGCTCAAGGTAAACGTCTGGTTTTCTCCAGGTTTTTAAACCTCATTTTGTATGTTGAAATCAtacaaaatgaaatcaaaagttgtatcatcatcatcaaagaCATTTACTTTCTAATGCTGCTGTTAAAAAGGCCAAAGCACAGTTATCACACCTGTGTATTGACTGTAGGATTGTATATTATATAGGGAATTGTTTTCATAAGAGTCCCTGTTTCTGTCTTCCACTTACAGGCTTCTTTAGGCACAACAAAGTACTGCAGTTACTTCCTCAAAAGTATGCAATGTCCCAAACCTGATTGTATGTATCTACATGAGTTGGGGGATGAAGCGGCTAGCTTTACTAAAGAGGAGATGCAGGTAAATTCAAggttttctctttaaaatatgTGAAGTTACTTAGATTTTTGCTTGAAGGGgataatttatgtatttattttcttcatgtaATTATGAATTCATTTTAAGGCGGGGAAGCATCAAGAATACGAGCAGAAACTCCTCCAAGACCTCTATAAAATTAACCCGGGTTTTCTACAACCTCCAACATGTGGCACAGAAAAGTCAAAGAGTAAACCCAACTCCACACAGAGGTTAGTCTTAGTTTTCTTTATCTGCTGTGCTGCTTCCTCCCAgcgtagtgcttgatggtttaaTTCTCTCCTGCTTTGTAACAGAACTAACAGTAGCAATGGTAAAGATGGCTGGCCGACGCTGTCGGGACACAACAAACTGGCCAACGGACTTTCAGAAGACCGCAAGTCCCCTCCGCTGTTAGACTATTTAGACCAAGAAGCTATTAATTCAGATGGGCTAGAATCAGAGCTGGGTCCTGGCCAGCGTCCTACCTTATCCCCCTTCTCCTCCAACTGTGACAGTAATAGGTAATGAAGACACCACAAGTATCTGCTCTCTGCAGTCAGcagtttttaatatatatatatatattgtttttttatttttattttttttaatctgtttccACAATTTCTGTGTGCAGTCCCAATGACAAACCTCCAGAATCAGTCGGTTTGGTGAATGGAGAAACTTTACAACAGGTGAAACAGATGGGCGTTGTTCCTTTGggccaaaaaaaatcaagctgAGTCAGATCTTCTGTCATCTTACGTGCGTTAATTCTCTCATTCTGTAGATGCCCACAAGTGActccccctcccctcccccGGGACTAACAAAGCCCATCCTGGTGGTGCCTATCAGCATGTCGGACCTGTCGGCCCGTTCACCCTTTGAGGGTGCTGCAGCAGAATCCCAGTCGCTCTTTTCAGACAACAGTAACTTTAGACATCCAAACCCGCTTCCTGCTGGCCTTCCCCCCTTCCCCAGCTCCCCACGCGGCAGTTCTGACTGGCCCATGACACCGGAACCACAGATACTCTTCACACCAGGtattgatttaaaccatttttgtgTGGCTTAAACgtcttgtaaaatgtttcattaaacatTTGAATTACATCCTAGAAACACTGTTCAACTatgcaatgccttgcaaaacaaaaaaaatgtccttgaatgtttttaaatttgtcacgttcgcaaccacaaacttcagtgttggGAtgttatgtaatagaccaacataaaccAGAACAATTTAATGTACTACATGGTAGTAAACTGACAGGATAtggttgcagagatccacagctacaCAAATCCGACCCTTATGAAAGAATGGCAAAgaaaaaagccttaaaagaTCCCAGTTTGCCTCTAACTGTGTAGGGAAAATCAGCAAATATATGGAAGAAGTTGGTGTGACAGTATGAGACCAAAATGCAAATTGCTTTGTGGAGAAAACCTAACACTGTACGTCACCCTGACAACGCCACCCCCAGATgttggtggctgcatcatgctgtgggaatgcttttcttcagctgaggcagggaagctggtcagagttgatggatggagctaaatacagaagactcctggaagaaaacttgcgAGAGGCTGCGAAAGACTTGAGACCGAGGCAGAGGTTCGCCTTCCAGTAGGGCAATAACACCAAGCAAACGACAAGAACCACAATGTGATGGTTTAGATCGAAGCATATAGGTTAGAATTGCCCAATCATAGTCCAGACATACATTCATTGTagaatctgtggaaaaacaGTTGATGTTCAAATTGATGTTCATAGAAACTTATCTGAGCTGGGGggattttgcaaagaggaatgggcaaatatttcagtttgaatACAAAGGTGTGCAACACAAAAGAAGTTTGAAAACCattacattttcttcttcacaattatgcactagttTGTGTTTATAAACCAGAAAATACATAattgtttgtggttataatgagGCAAAATGTGGACAATGTCCAAGATTTATGAAGCGTTTTGCAAAACACCGCATAGCCTTGCAGCTGCTTTATTGTGCATCTTTGTCTTCCTAATACAGTGGCTGTTGGACTGTCACCGAAGATGCAGTAATTAAACAAAAGAACACTTGTTGAAATGTAAACGTAACCTCCTGATTAAATTTTTAACCAAACTAACCTGCTTCTTCTCCTTTTGAAAGAGACAATACCAGTGTCCTCCTCAACAGACTGGCAAGCAGCCTTTGGCTTCGGCTCATCCAGCAAACAGCAGGATGACGATCTGGGTTTTGATCCCTTTGACGTTACCCGCAAGGCTTTAGCTGACCTGATAGAGAAGGAGTTATCAGTTCAGGATCAGAGCCCCTTGTCCTCCGGGCCACTCTCACAGGGGGGCAGCCACAGTTCGGGCCTGCCGTCATCCAATCCCAGCACATCCCATCACTTCCCCAGCGGCTTGCCGCGCATCCACCAGCTCCACCACAGAGCCATCTACAGCTCCTTCAGTTTCCCCGGTGGTCACAACAGCCAGGCCAGTCAGCAGCAGCCCCCAGCAGCCAGACACCCATGGATGGGCATCCCCACACGAAATAACCTCGCACACTTGAACCACTCAGCCAGTGCTGCCTCACACAGTAACATCCTGGACCTGAATCTGCCCCCTCAGCACAACACAGGGCTGGGAGGGATCCCCATCTCAGGTACCAAACGGCTCGGTCACTTTAATGTGTCCCTTTAATAGTAGTGCATGTTAAAACAGAGATTAGCTGAGATGcattatgaaaacatttaatatcaCGACATGAAAACACTGCTGCTTAACATTTAAGATGGATGTTTTTCAATTTGTGTATATTGATTTTTCTTGAGGACAGAAAATGAAAGCTGTGCTGTATGCAGTTCTGGAGGAACTGATCCATTTGTGTCTCTGTCGCCTCCCGCAGAAAACAGCAGCTCTATAGAGGGCTTAAATGTGAAAGAGTGGCAGGACGGCCTGAGAGCTCTCCTGCCCAACATCAATATCAACTTCGGTGGCCTACCaaactcctcctcctcttcatcgtCCTCATCCTCCAACAGTGTCAACCACATCGGCGGGCCGGCAGGCATTTCACACAGCCTGAGCTGGGACGGCACAGCCAGCTGGATGGATCCTGCTATTATCACAGGTACAAATATATTGACTCTGCGGTAATCTTTGTTTAAcctgatttcattttcttttttccatttatggTTTGTCTGACTAGAACCAGATATTCATATATACTGTTTAGGAAGAGACAAACACTTTATCTTTCACAGTCGGACATGACATCACACTGCACCTTTCCTTTTTTACCTCAGTTGGGATTCCCAACAGTATTTATATTtgctatatatataaataccagaataatgagagagaaacctttttttttttaagttacttTCTTAAAGGTAGATACTTTCGAaccttaacatgtaaatgtgagctggtatgacaataaaaataaaaatccttgaatCCTAAAAATACTACTCCTTTAATCAAAGGCAACTGTAAGTTTCTGGTAGATGGACATTTTAGTAGATTGACCTTATGGCACACCAAACACGCTGCCTTCCTTTGTGACATCAGGGAAAAATCAAGAGATATTGGTGTCGATATCAGGAAGGGAATATTGGACCTCCCGAAGCCTGGTTAATTCCTGGGTACAATTTCctgatgcctgaaggtgccacgtGCATCTGTGCAAACAATTATTTGGAAGTACAAACAGCATGGGGAGGTTCAGCCATCATGGTGTTATTAAAGGAGTCAAGCTCGGTGTCAGTgatgaacatgttttttgttgttgtttgttttgtgcaaaagaccttgtgaagatgctgcctGACGCTTGTAAGTAAGAGTGTCAAGTATCGTACCGACATGGGCCAAAAAATAGACAGAAAAAGTTCGATTACAGTTTGTGATCTGTTGAAGCTGCATTTGGAGGAAAAGATGTAAACTTGCCAGCTTCAGAACACTTTGCAAACTGAGACATACGGGGATGGTGGAGtcatgttgtgtgggtgttttgctgcaggagggactaaACATGCTGCAAAATTAGTCACAAAGTTGCTTAAGAAAAATAGTCAAATGTTTTGGAGTAGCCGTCACAAAACGCACATCTCAGTCCCATAGAGAAACTGtcagcagagctgaaaaggtgtgtgtaaGCAATGCAGCTAAGAGACCTGatccagttacaccagttctgtcaagaggaatgggcctaaattttagcaaactattgtgagaagcttatTGAAGGAAACCTTAAACGTTCGACCTCAGTTAATCAGCGGACATGTGTAGAAAAGACCTTAAAGTGGTAAAGATTTGAGAATGCAGCCATCTTTAAATTGGAAACATATTATGACACTCATTAACCTATAACCAATTAATGAGTATAACAGATTTTACACGGTGATGAATGGACACTgctaaaaatgtaatgtaacgaTCTAATGCATACTCCTACTTTTTCTTGCAccgttgcttttttttttgtgtgtgtgtgtgtgtgtgtgtgtcctaaATCAAACTTGCAGCTTCGATTGACCATGTGGTTGTAACCATAAGCTCACAATATGAGATGAGTTTAGCAGTATTTATAGGAAAACTAAGAATccacgtttttgtttttcccaaagCTGAAGATTTCtaaaatcacaaactgtgttttaaataatctgtaatAAGTTTAATATGTAATACGTCCAGGTTTGATTAGTTCATAAGTTGCGGTTTTCTGCTTGCAACGTGTAACGATGTAAACAACTTGCTCCCTTTgtgttttccaaataaattgAGGCCTAGTCCACAGAAAGATGAAAACTTGTATGCATGCACGTTATTTAAAAGTAACGTGCATGCATACAGCACCACTGAAAACGATGTAGTATGTATGCCAGGTCCATTGGTGGCGCTGTGACACTGCCACAGAAAACCACCAAAAACACCAGGCATTTCCATACAACTCATGCGAGGTAAACACAGCAACATGGCGCCAAAGTGGCGCAGGCAGGTTGGAGCCAGGATGTCAACGTTTCAGTTTAGATGCGTTTCTTGTGTACACGTGGAAACACGAAACCGgcgttttaaaatgtttccactCTTGGACCCTGAACCATGAAATATGTAATAACATCATGCCTGTTTTAATTGTAGgagcattttagattttgaatcagaGGTGTAAATGTAGTTTACTTTTGCGTCAATTAGCCACATGTTTGATACAGATTCTACCTCTAAAAAGTACATCAACAGAACTTAAATGGATCTGCCAACCATAAGCTGCGTTACTGAAGAAACCAGAATTTCTGTTATAGTGTAAAGTTTGAAGCTTTGTTGTCTCTTATCTCATGCCTGGTCTGTCTCCACCTCAGGCATCCCGGCCTCGACAGGCAGCAGTTTAGACTGTCTCCAAGACGACAACCCGCCACACTGGCTCAAGTCCCTGCAGGCCCTCACAGAGATGGACGGCCCCGCCAGCTCAGCCGTGCCCACTCCCCAGCCCCTCCACAGCGGCCTCCTCGACGGCCACCTCCCCCTCCACCACAGAGCTCCCAGCGGCTGGGCTCCCTACCTGCCCCCTCCCACAGCCAACCCCACCGGTCAGTTCCACTCCCCTCCACCAGGCTTCCAGACCGCCTTCAGACCCCCAGGACAGCCTGCCACAGAGCTATTACAGAGTGCTGCTGTGGATCGCCACTGAATACAGACTGGAGCAGACAAACCATCCCACCTCCCCACCCTACTTTATACCCACTCATCCTGTACCCTGCCCGCCCTTTTCCCTAATGCAATACACACCAATCTGCAGAGTATGAAAAATTAACTAAATAACAAACttgctttcttctttttctcttcctccttcCTTTGTCTACTCTGAAGgcagttttgtttctgtttgtggcACATGATTATCAGTACCCTTTGTCTGCTGCCATCACCACTTCTTAGACCTAGTTCTGGGTGTAACTTGGGATTCATTGTGTAGCTTTACTGTCAGCAGAAAGCACAAGAATCAGTATAGCATTAAGTGCCCAGTGGTGACACAAGCTAACTCGACAAACAGGCAAAGAAACAAATTAGCAGAAGTgaagtcttttaaaaaaaaaaaaaaaacataacatgatTAA
Coding sequences within:
- the cnot4a gene encoding CCR4-NOT transcription complex subunit 4 codes for the protein MSHSPEMKDDPMECPLCMEPLEIDDVNFFPCTCGYQICRFCWHRIRTDENGLCPACRKPYPEDPAVYKPLSQEEIQRIKNEKKQKQNEKKQKVTENRKHLASVRVVQRNLVFVVGLSQRLADPEVLKRPEYFGRFGKIHKVVINNSTSYAGSQGPSASAYVTYIRSEDALRAIQCVNNVVVDGRTLKASLGTTKYCSYFLKSMQCPKPDCMYLHELGDEAASFTKEEMQAGKHQEYEQKLLQDLYKINPGFLQPPTCGTEKSKSKPNSTQRTNSSNGKDGWPTLSGHNKLANGLSEDRKSPPLLDYLDQEAINSDGLESELGPGQRPTLSPFSSNCDSNSPNDKPPESVGLVNGETLQQMPTSDSPSPPPGLTKPILVVPISMSDLSARSPFEGAAAESQSLFSDNSNFRHPNPLPAGLPPFPSSPRGSSDWPMTPEPQILFTPETIPVSSSTDWQAAFGFGSSSKQQDDDLGFDPFDVTRKALADLIEKELSVQDQSPLSSGPLSQGGSHSSGLPSSNPSTSHHFPSGLPRIHQLHHRAIYSSFSFPGGHNSQASQQQPPAARHPWMGIPTRNNLAHLNHSASAASHSNILDLNLPPQHNTGLGGIPISENSSSIEGLNVKEWQDGLRALLPNININFGGLPNSSSSSSSSSSNSVNHIGGPAGISHSLSWDGTASWMDPAIITGIPASTGSSLDCLQDDNPPHWLKSLQALTEMDGPASSAVPTPQPLHSGLLDGHLPLHHRAPSGWAPYLPPPTANPTGQFHSPPPGFQTAFRPPGQPATELLQSAAVDRH